The Streptomyces nitrosporeus genome includes a window with the following:
- the sufU gene encoding Fe-S cluster assembly sulfur transfer protein SufU, producing MKLDSMYQEVILDHYKHPHGRGLRDGDAEVHHVNPTCGDEITLRVKYDGETLADVSYEGQGCSISQASASVLNDLLVGKELSEAQKVQEAFLELMQSKGQLEPDDSMEELLEDAVAFAGVSKYPARVKCALLSWMAWKDATAQALSEGKTA from the coding sequence GTGAAGCTGGACTCCATGTACCAGGAAGTGATCCTGGACCACTACAAGCACCCCCACGGGCGTGGCCTGCGGGACGGCGACGCCGAGGTGCACCACGTCAACCCGACGTGCGGCGACGAGATCACGCTCCGCGTGAAGTACGACGGCGAGACCCTCGCCGACGTCAGCTACGAGGGGCAGGGCTGCTCCATCAGCCAGGCCAGTGCCTCCGTCCTCAACGACCTGCTGGTCGGCAAGGAGCTGAGCGAGGCGCAGAAGGTCCAGGAGGCGTTCCTGGAGCTGATGCAGTCCAAGGGCCAGCTGGAGCCGGACGACTCGATGGAGGAGCTGCTGGAGGACGCGGTCGCGTTCGCCGGTGTCTCCAAGTACCCGGCCCGGGTCAAGTGCGCGCTGCTGAGCTGGATGGCGTGGAAGGACGCGACGGCGCAGGCGCTGTCCGAAGGGAAGACGGCATGA
- a CDS encoding bifunctional 3-phenylpropionate/cinnamic acid dioxygenase ferredoxin subunit yields MAFVRACALSELEEDTPKRVELDGTPVSVVRTEGEVFAINDICSHANVSLSEGEVEDCSIECWLHGSSFDLRTGKPSGLPATRPVPVYPVKIEGDDVLVSVTQES; encoded by the coding sequence ATGGCCTTCGTCCGCGCCTGCGCGCTGAGCGAGCTGGAGGAGGACACCCCCAAGAGGGTGGAACTCGACGGCACGCCGGTCTCCGTCGTCCGCACCGAGGGCGAGGTGTTCGCGATCAACGACATCTGCTCGCACGCGAACGTCTCCCTCTCGGAGGGCGAGGTGGAGGACTGCTCGATCGAGTGCTGGCTGCACGGTTCCAGCTTCGACCTCCGCACCGGCAAGCCGTCCGGCCTTCCCGCGACGCGCCCCGTCCCCGTATACCCCGTAAAGATCGAAGGGGACGATGTGCTCGTCTCCGTCACCCAGGAGTCCTGA
- the sufB gene encoding Fe-S cluster assembly protein SufB, whose product MTLPTETAHPELEGLGTYEFGWADSDEAGAAAKRGLSEAVVRDISEKKNEPEWMLKLRLKGLKLFEKKPMPNWGSDLSGIDFDNIKYFVRSTEKQAESWEDLPEDIKNTYDKLGIPEAEKQRLVAGVAAQYESEVVYHQIREDLEEQGVIFLDTDTALKEHPELFKEYFGTVIPVGDNKFASLNSAVWSGGSFIYVPKGVHVDIPLQAYFRINTENMGQFERTLIIVDEDAYVHYVEGCTAPIYSSDSLHSAVVEIIVKKGGRCRYTTIQNWSNNVYNLVTKRAVAYEGATMEWVDGNIGSKVTMKYPAVYLMGEHAKGETLSIAFAGEGQHQDAGAKMVHMAPNTSSNIVSKSVARGGGRTSYRGLIEIGEGAPGAKSNVLCDALLVDTISRSDTYPYVDVREDDVSMGHEATVSKVSEDQLFYLMSRGLTEFEAMAMIVRGFVEPIAKELPMEYALELNRLIELQMEGSVG is encoded by the coding sequence ATGACACTCCCCACGGAGACTGCCCACCCTGAGCTCGAGGGCCTGGGCACGTACGAATTCGGCTGGGCCGACTCCGACGAGGCAGGCGCGGCGGCGAAGCGCGGCCTGTCCGAGGCGGTCGTCCGCGACATCTCCGAGAAGAAGAACGAGCCGGAGTGGATGCTGAAGCTCCGTCTCAAGGGCCTGAAGCTGTTCGAGAAGAAGCCCATGCCCAACTGGGGCTCGGACCTCTCCGGCATCGACTTCGACAACATCAAGTACTTCGTGCGCTCCACGGAGAAGCAGGCGGAGTCCTGGGAGGACCTGCCCGAGGACATCAAGAACACCTACGACAAGCTGGGCATCCCGGAGGCGGAGAAGCAGCGCCTGGTCGCCGGTGTCGCCGCCCAGTACGAGTCCGAGGTCGTCTACCACCAGATCCGCGAGGACCTGGAGGAGCAGGGCGTCATCTTCCTCGACACCGACACCGCGCTCAAGGAGCACCCGGAGCTCTTCAAGGAGTACTTCGGCACCGTCATCCCCGTCGGTGACAACAAGTTCGCCTCGCTGAACTCCGCCGTGTGGTCCGGCGGCTCCTTCATCTACGTCCCCAAGGGTGTCCACGTGGACATCCCGCTCCAGGCCTACTTCCGCATCAACACGGAGAACATGGGCCAGTTCGAGCGGACGCTGATCATCGTCGACGAGGACGCCTACGTCCACTACGTCGAGGGCTGCACCGCGCCGATCTACTCCTCGGACTCGCTGCACTCCGCGGTCGTCGAGATCATCGTGAAGAAGGGCGGCCGCTGCCGCTACACGACCATCCAGAACTGGTCGAACAACGTCTACAACCTCGTCACCAAGCGCGCCGTGGCGTACGAGGGCGCGACCATGGAGTGGGTCGACGGCAACATCGGCTCCAAGGTCACCATGAAGTACCCGGCCGTCTACCTCATGGGCGAGCACGCCAAGGGCGAGACCCTGTCCATCGCCTTCGCGGGCGAGGGCCAGCACCAGGACGCCGGCGCCAAGATGGTCCACATGGCCCCGAACACCTCCTCCAACATCGTCTCCAAGTCGGTGGCGCGAGGCGGCGGCCGTACCTCCTACCGCGGCCTGATCGAGATCGGCGAGGGCGCCCCGGGCGCCAAGTCCAACGTGCTCTGCGACGCCCTGCTCGTGGACACCATCTCCCGCTCGGACACCTACCCGTACGTCGACGTCCGCGAGGACGACGTGTCGATGGGCCACGAGGCGACCGTCTCCAAGGTCTCCGAGGACCAGCTCTTCTACCTCATGAGCCGCGGACTCACCGAGTTCGAGGCCATGGCGATGATCGTGCGCGGTTTCGTCGAGCCGATCGCCAAGGAGCTGCCCATGGAGTACGCGCTGGAGCTCAACCGGCTGATCGAGCTGCAGATGGAGGGCTCGGTCGGCTAG
- a CDS encoding helix-turn-helix transcriptional regulator, translating to MKYVGETPQEDLATGERSTRNRVARSILDHGPSLVADLAKRLGLTQAAVRRHLDALVSDGVVEPREQRVYGARTRGRPAKVFALTDCGRDAFDQSYDKLAADALRWIAASGGDEALVAFARARMAAQSESYRAAVEAADLETRTQALAKALSADGYAATARSAPAPQQGEQLCQHHCPVAHVAEQFPQLCEAETEFFSSLLGTHVQRLATLAHGDGVCTTFVPRSGPTAPPQTSQNTHPASASTAGRNPA from the coding sequence GTGAAATACGTGGGCGAGACTCCGCAGGAGGACCTCGCGACCGGTGAGCGCTCGACACGCAACCGCGTCGCGCGATCCATCCTGGACCACGGACCGTCCCTCGTCGCCGACCTGGCCAAGCGTCTCGGCCTCACCCAGGCCGCCGTGCGCCGCCACCTCGACGCCCTCGTCTCCGACGGCGTCGTCGAACCCCGCGAGCAGCGGGTCTACGGCGCGCGGACCCGCGGCCGCCCCGCCAAGGTCTTCGCCCTGACGGACTGCGGGCGGGACGCCTTCGACCAGTCGTACGACAAGCTGGCCGCCGACGCGCTGCGCTGGATCGCCGCCTCGGGCGGGGACGAGGCGCTCGTCGCCTTCGCCCGCGCCCGGATGGCCGCGCAGTCCGAGTCCTACCGCGCCGCGGTCGAGGCCGCGGACCTCGAAACACGCACCCAGGCTCTGGCCAAGGCCCTGTCGGCCGACGGGTACGCTGCTACGGCGCGCAGCGCGCCGGCCCCGCAGCAGGGCGAGCAGCTGTGCCAGCACCACTGCCCGGTCGCCCATGTCGCCGAGCAGTTCCCGCAACTGTGCGAGGCGGAGACGGAATTCTTCTCCAGCCTGCTCGGAACCCATGTGCAGCGCCTGGCCACCCTCGCCCACGGCGACGGCGTGTGCACGACGTTCGTCCCGCGCAGCGGCCCCACGGCACCACCGCAGACTTCACAGAACACCCATCCAGCATCCGCAAGCACGGCCGGGAGGAACCCCGCATGA
- the sufC gene encoding Fe-S cluster assembly ATPase SufC, whose amino-acid sequence MATLEIRDLHVSVEADNATKPILKGVDLTVKQGETHAIMGPNGSGKSTLAYSLAGHPKYTITGGTVTLDGEDVLEMSVDERARAGLFLAMQYPVEIPGVSVSNFLRTSATAVRGEAPKLRTWVKEVKETMAGLQMDPAFAERNVNEGFSGGEKKRHEILQLELLKPKVAILDETDSGLDVDALRIVSEGVNRVRSTGEVGTLLITHYTRILRYIKPDFVHVFADGRIAESGGAELADKLENEGYEAYVKGGASA is encoded by the coding sequence ATGGCAACGCTTGAAATCCGCGACCTGCACGTCTCCGTCGAGGCGGACAACGCCACGAAGCCGATCCTCAAGGGCGTCGACCTGACCGTGAAGCAGGGTGAGACCCACGCCATCATGGGCCCGAACGGGTCCGGCAAGTCCACCCTCGCCTACTCGCTGGCCGGCCACCCCAAGTACACGATCACGGGCGGCACGGTGACCCTGGACGGCGAGGACGTCCTGGAGATGTCCGTCGACGAGCGGGCCCGCGCCGGCCTGTTCCTCGCCATGCAGTACCCCGTCGAGATCCCCGGCGTCTCGGTCTCCAACTTCCTGCGCACCTCCGCCACCGCCGTCCGCGGCGAGGCGCCCAAGCTGCGCACGTGGGTCAAGGAGGTCAAGGAGACGATGGCCGGGCTCCAGATGGACCCCGCCTTCGCCGAGCGCAACGTCAACGAGGGCTTCTCCGGCGGTGAGAAGAAGCGCCACGAGATCCTTCAGCTGGAGCTCCTCAAGCCGAAGGTCGCCATCCTCGACGAGACCGACTCCGGCCTCGACGTCGACGCCCTGCGCATCGTCTCCGAGGGCGTCAACCGGGTCCGCTCCACCGGTGAGGTCGGCACCCTGCTGATCACCCACTACACGCGGATCCTCCGCTACATCAAGCCCGACTTCGTGCACGTCTTCGCCGACGGCCGCATCGCCGAGTCCGGTGGCGCCGAGCTCGCCGACAAGCTGGAGAACGAGGGCTACGAGGCATATGTGAAGGGTGGCGCTTCCGCGTGA
- a CDS encoding DUF6879 family protein — METPPMKPPAREPLSRARRTAIHLEVRDQYASTDPDFLEWREGRRTFTPDNRADWWEGWHETVQAAVSRGVSVRRARVVSEPLTEYVRWEHAYAVTNIAAGEDVRWLPRRHAKDLAVPAVDFWVFDGELALFHHFSGDGVLTEREYVNDATLAAWCIAAFNSVWERATPHEEYKPV; from the coding sequence ATGGAGACACCGCCGATGAAGCCCCCGGCACGTGAGCCCCTGTCTCGGGCACGGCGAACCGCAATCCATCTAGAGGTACGTGATCAGTACGCAAGTACTGACCCCGATTTCCTCGAATGGCGTGAGGGTCGACGCACGTTCACGCCGGACAATCGTGCGGACTGGTGGGAAGGCTGGCATGAGACGGTACAGGCTGCCGTTTCGCGTGGGGTCTCGGTTCGTCGTGCACGCGTAGTATCCGAGCCTCTGACTGAATATGTTCGGTGGGAGCACGCCTATGCGGTGACCAATATCGCTGCCGGTGAGGATGTTCGTTGGCTTCCTCGGCGTCACGCAAAAGATCTCGCGGTGCCCGCCGTTGATTTCTGGGTATTCGACGGCGAGTTGGCACTCTTCCATCACTTCAGCGGGGACGGTGTTCTGACGGAACGAGAGTACGTAAACGACGCAACCTTGGCTGCGTGGTGCATTGCTGCATTCAATTCCGTCTGGGAGCGGGCCACGCCTCATGAGGAGTACAAGCCGGTCTAG
- a CDS encoding helix-turn-helix domain-containing protein produces MANRLRDLVKDAGLDGKDLAALCGWHPSKVSRISTAKTQPSENDIRLWCRACDAEDQTGDLIASLRAAEGTWLTWRRLERTGLKRSQEERLPLYQRTRRFRSYSVWALPGLLQTYQYTEDVLRAIQQQRVPMDDVADAVAARMERQRVLHEGQRAFAFLIEEPVLRNTLSTAETQEEQLEHLLTLGRFPNISLGVIPVAQQRPQLPVENFWIYDNTQVNVELVSGYLTLTQPSEIKAYSDAYSKLAGMAVHGARARALICKARDSLV; encoded by the coding sequence TTGGCGAATCGCCTTCGCGATTTGGTCAAGGATGCCGGGCTGGATGGCAAGGATCTCGCAGCCCTGTGCGGCTGGCACCCTTCAAAGGTTTCCCGGATCTCGACAGCGAAGACACAACCGAGCGAGAACGATATTCGGTTGTGGTGTCGTGCGTGTGACGCCGAGGATCAAACAGGCGACTTGATCGCATCACTCCGGGCCGCAGAGGGCACATGGCTGACGTGGCGCCGACTGGAGCGCACGGGACTCAAACGATCCCAAGAGGAAAGGCTACCGTTATACCAGCGCACACGTCGTTTCCGCTCGTATAGCGTGTGGGCACTTCCCGGACTCCTTCAAACCTATCAGTACACCGAAGACGTGCTTCGGGCAATTCAGCAGCAGCGGGTGCCCATGGATGACGTGGCAGACGCGGTGGCGGCCCGCATGGAACGACAGCGAGTACTGCATGAGGGACAACGGGCATTTGCTTTCTTGATCGAAGAACCTGTTCTCAGGAATACGCTTAGCACTGCGGAAACCCAGGAAGAACAGCTAGAGCACCTACTCACTTTAGGCAGATTTCCTAATATCAGTCTCGGCGTCATCCCTGTCGCCCAGCAGCGCCCACAACTTCCCGTTGAGAACTTTTGGATCTATGACAACACGCAAGTCAATGTGGAGTTGGTATCTGGTTACTTGACGCTGACTCAGCCCAGCGAGATCAAGGCCTATTCGGATGCCTACTCCAAGCTCGCCGGCATGGCTGTACACGGCGCACGGGCACGTGCGTTGATCTGTAAGGCGCGGGACTCACTCGTCTGA
- a CDS encoding VOC family protein, with product MAVHLHQIAVDTHDLPSLARFWCAVLDWKVLFEDEGEIVIGADETARPGMCFLPVPEGRTAKNRLHIDLAPDDRDAEVERIIGLGATRVDVGQGGDATWVVLADPEGNEFCVLRPRKTLTD from the coding sequence ATGGCCGTTCACCTGCATCAGATCGCTGTCGACACCCATGACCTTCCCTCACTCGCCCGTTTCTGGTGCGCGGTGCTGGACTGGAAGGTGCTGTTCGAGGACGAGGGGGAAATCGTCATCGGCGCGGACGAGACGGCGCGGCCCGGTATGTGCTTCCTCCCCGTACCGGAGGGCAGGACCGCCAAGAACCGCCTCCACATCGACCTCGCCCCCGACGACCGGGACGCGGAGGTCGAGCGCATCATCGGGCTGGGGGCGACGCGGGTGGACGTGGGGCAGGGCGGGGACGCCACCTGGGTGGTGCTGGCCGACCCGGAGGGCAACGAGTTCTGCGTGCTCAGGCCGCGGAAGACGCTGACGGACTGA
- a CDS encoding metal-sulfur cluster assembly factor: MSENETLTTKPASEEEVREALYDVVDPELGIDVVNLGLIYGIHIDDANIATLDMTLTSAACPLTDVIEDQAKTATEGIVSELRINWVWMPPWGPDKITDDGREQLRALGFNV, translated from the coding sequence ATGAGCGAGAACGAGACTCTTACCACCAAGCCGGCCTCCGAGGAGGAGGTCCGCGAGGCGCTGTACGACGTGGTCGACCCCGAGCTGGGTATCGACGTCGTCAATCTGGGCCTGATCTACGGCATCCACATCGATGACGCGAACATCGCCACTCTCGACATGACCCTGACGTCGGCGGCCTGCCCGCTGACCGATGTGATCGAGGACCAGGCGAAGACCGCGACCGAGGGGATCGTCAGCGAGCTGCGGATCAACTGGGTCTGGATGCCGCCGTGGGGCCCGGACAAGATCACGGACGACGGCCGCGAGCAGCTTCGCGCGCTGGGCTTCAACGTCTGA
- a CDS encoding NUDIX domain-containing protein, producing MKRIVARMWKLIRGPLQWRVLWFAHAKFMVGVTGIVRNEAGEVLLLKHRMWPADRPWGLPTGYAIKSEEFPKTIVREVKEETGLDVVPGRLVQVTSGYKLRVEIAYEALHVGGTLKIDGFEILEAKWFSPDMLPEGMQESHIQLIKTGSPT from the coding sequence ATGAAGCGGATCGTTGCGCGGATGTGGAAGCTGATTCGCGGCCCGCTGCAATGGCGTGTCCTGTGGTTCGCGCATGCCAAATTCATGGTCGGCGTCACGGGAATTGTGCGCAACGAGGCGGGGGAAGTCCTGCTGCTGAAACACCGCATGTGGCCCGCCGACCGCCCGTGGGGTCTTCCTACCGGATACGCCATCAAGAGCGAGGAATTCCCGAAGACCATTGTTCGCGAAGTCAAAGAAGAAACGGGCCTTGACGTGGTGCCGGGGCGACTCGTCCAAGTGACCAGCGGATACAAACTCCGCGTGGAAATCGCGTACGAGGCTCTGCACGTGGGCGGGACTCTCAAGATTGACGGCTTCGAGATTCTGGAGGCGAAATGGTTCAGCCCGGACATGCTCCCGGAGGGGATGCAGGAGTCTCACATTCAGCTCATCAAGACGGGTTCCCCGACTTAA
- a CDS encoding ABC transporter ATP-binding protein codes for MSSEPVVQARGLVKRYGDKTAVDGLDLAVPAGAVTAVLGPNGAGKTTTVEMCEGYRRPDAGTVRVLGLDPVADAARLRPRIGVMLQSGGVYSGARAVEMLSHTAKLHAHPLDVPALVERLGLGSCGRTAYRRLSGGQQQRLALAMAVVGRPELVFLDEPTAGLDPQARRSTWELIRELRADGVSVVLTTHFMDEAEELADDVAVIDAGRVVAQGSPEQLCRGGAENTLRFTGRPGLDLGSLLKVLPDGSEAAETASGSYRITGTVDPGLLAAVTSWCARHGVMPQGISVERRTLEDVFLELTGKELRA; via the coding sequence ATGAGCAGTGAGCCCGTCGTGCAGGCCAGGGGCCTGGTGAAGCGGTACGGAGACAAGACCGCGGTGGACGGCCTGGACCTGGCGGTCCCGGCGGGCGCGGTGACCGCGGTCCTCGGCCCCAACGGCGCCGGCAAGACCACCACCGTCGAGATGTGCGAGGGCTACCGCCGCCCCGACGCCGGCACGGTACGGGTCCTCGGCCTCGACCCCGTCGCCGACGCGGCGCGGCTCCGCCCCAGGATCGGGGTGATGCTCCAGTCCGGCGGCGTCTACTCCGGAGCCCGCGCCGTCGAGATGCTGAGCCACACGGCGAAGCTGCACGCCCACCCGCTGGACGTCCCCGCCCTCGTCGAACGCCTCGGACTGGGCAGCTGCGGACGCACCGCCTACCGCCGGCTCTCCGGTGGCCAGCAGCAGCGCCTGGCCCTCGCGATGGCCGTCGTCGGCCGCCCCGAGCTGGTCTTCCTGGACGAGCCGACCGCGGGCCTCGACCCACAGGCCCGCCGCTCCACCTGGGAGCTCATCCGCGAGCTGCGGGCGGACGGCGTGTCGGTGGTCCTCACCACCCATTTCATGGACGAGGCCGAGGAGCTCGCCGACGACGTCGCCGTCATCGACGCGGGCCGGGTCGTCGCCCAGGGCAGCCCCGAACAGCTGTGCCGGGGCGGCGCCGAGAACACCCTCCGCTTCACCGGCCGCCCCGGTCTGGACCTGGGCTCACTGCTCAAGGTGCTGCCCGACGGCAGCGAGGCGGCCGAGACCGCCTCCGGCTCCTACCGCATCACCGGCACCGTCGACCCCGGTCTGCTGGCCGCGGTCACCTCCTGGTGCGCCCGGCACGGGGTGATGCCGCAGGGCATCTCGGTGGAGCGGCGCACCCTGGAGGACGTCTTCCTGGAACTGACCGGCAAGGAGCTGCGCGCATGA
- a CDS encoding cysteine desulfurase: MTDARQGLSGLLDTEAIRKDFPILDRTVHDGKKIVYLDSAATSQKPRQVLDALSAYYERHNANVHRGVYTLAEEATALYEGARDKVAAFINAPSRNEVIFTKNASESLNLVANMLGWADEPYRVDSDTEIVTTEMEHHSNIVPWQLLAQRTGAKLKWFGITDDGRLDLSNIDEIITEKTKIVTFTLVSNILGTHNPVEKIIRRAQQVGALVCVDASQAAPHMVLDVQALQADFVAFTGHKMVGPTGIGVLWGRQELLEDLPPFLGGGEMIETVSMHSSTYAPAPHKFEAGTPPIAQAVGLGAAVDYLTSVGMENIHRHEQAITEYAVRRLLEVPDLRIIGPATAEDRGATISFTLGDIHPHDVGQVLDEQGIAVRVGHHCARPVCLRYGIPATTRASFYLYSTPAEVDALVDGLEHVRNFFG; the protein is encoded by the coding sequence GTGACTGACGCCCGACAGGGGCTCTCCGGCCTCCTCGACACCGAGGCGATCCGTAAGGACTTCCCGATCCTGGACCGCACGGTCCACGACGGCAAGAAGATCGTTTACCTGGACAGCGCCGCGACCTCGCAGAAGCCGCGCCAGGTCCTCGACGCGCTCAGCGCGTACTACGAGCGGCACAACGCCAACGTCCACCGCGGTGTGTACACGCTCGCGGAGGAGGCCACCGCGCTGTACGAAGGCGCCCGTGACAAGGTCGCGGCCTTCATCAACGCGCCCAGCCGCAACGAGGTGATCTTCACCAAGAACGCCTCGGAGTCGCTGAACCTCGTGGCCAACATGCTCGGCTGGGCCGACGAGCCCTACCGGGTCGACAGCGACACCGAGATCGTCACCACCGAGATGGAGCACCACTCCAACATCGTGCCGTGGCAGCTGCTCGCGCAGCGCACCGGCGCGAAGCTGAAGTGGTTCGGCATCACGGACGACGGCCGGCTCGACCTGTCGAACATCGACGAGATCATCACCGAGAAGACGAAGATCGTCACCTTCACGCTGGTCTCCAACATCCTGGGCACCCACAACCCGGTCGAGAAGATCATCCGCCGCGCCCAGCAGGTCGGCGCCCTGGTCTGCGTCGACGCCTCGCAGGCCGCCCCGCACATGGTGCTCGACGTGCAGGCGCTCCAGGCCGACTTCGTGGCCTTCACCGGCCACAAGATGGTCGGCCCGACCGGTATCGGCGTGCTCTGGGGACGGCAGGAGCTCCTGGAGGACCTCCCGCCCTTCCTCGGCGGCGGCGAGATGATCGAGACGGTCTCGATGCACTCCTCGACCTACGCCCCGGCTCCGCACAAGTTCGAGGCCGGTACGCCCCCGATCGCCCAGGCCGTCGGCCTCGGCGCGGCCGTGGACTACCTCACCTCGGTCGGCATGGAGAACATCCACCGCCACGAGCAGGCCATCACCGAGTACGCGGTGCGCCGGCTCCTGGAGGTGCCCGACCTGCGGATCATCGGTCCGGCGACGGCCGAGGACCGCGGGGCGACGATCTCCTTCACGCTCGGCGACATCCACCCCCACGACGTGGGCCAGGTACTCGACGAGCAGGGCATCGCGGTCCGGGTCGGACACCACTGCGCACGGCCGGTCTGCCTGCGGTACGGAATTCCTGCGACGACGCGAGCGTCGTTCTATCTGTACTCCACGCCGGCCGAGGTCGACGCCCTGGTGGACGGCCTGGAGCACGTGCGGAACTTTTTCGGTTGA
- the sufD gene encoding Fe-S cluster assembly protein SufD produces the protein MAEAQNIPVGSTTAGSIAVAAESTVATRMSAPPSFDVADFPVPHGREEEWRFTPLERLRGLHDGTAVATGSGVKVTVEAPEGVTVETVGRDDARLGRGGAPVDRVAAQAYASFEQASVVTVAKEAVLTEPIRIAVHGEGGVAYGHQVIELGAFAEAVVVIDHTGDAVLAANVDYVLGDGAKLTVVSVQDWDEKAVHAGQHNALVGRDASFKSVLVTFGGDLVRLHPRVAYAGPGGEAELFGLYFTDKGQHQEHRLLVDHNTPHCKSNVAYKGALQGEGAHAVWIGDVLIQAAAEGTDTYEMNRNLVLTDGARVDSVPNLEIETGEIVGAGHASATGRFEDEQLFYLQSRGIPEEEARRLVVRGFFAELVQQIGLPDVEARLLDKIEAELKASV, from the coding sequence ATGGCTGAGGCTCAGAACATCCCGGTGGGCTCCACCACCGCCGGTTCCATCGCGGTGGCCGCCGAGTCGACCGTCGCCACGCGCATGAGCGCGCCCCCGTCCTTCGACGTCGCGGACTTCCCCGTCCCGCACGGCCGTGAGGAGGAATGGCGCTTCACTCCGCTGGAGCGGCTGCGCGGCCTGCACGACGGCACCGCCGTCGCCACCGGGAGCGGCGTCAAGGTCACCGTCGAGGCGCCCGAGGGCGTCACCGTGGAGACCGTCGGCCGGGACGACGCGCGGCTCGGCAGGGGAGGCGCCCCGGTGGACCGGGTCGCCGCCCAGGCGTACGCGTCCTTCGAGCAGGCGTCGGTCGTCACCGTCGCCAAGGAGGCCGTGCTCACCGAGCCGATCCGCATCGCCGTGCACGGCGAGGGCGGTGTCGCCTACGGGCACCAGGTGATCGAGCTGGGCGCCTTCGCCGAGGCCGTCGTCGTCATCGACCACACCGGTGACGCGGTGCTCGCCGCCAACGTCGACTACGTCCTGGGCGACGGTGCGAAGCTGACCGTCGTCTCCGTCCAGGACTGGGACGAGAAGGCCGTGCACGCCGGCCAGCACAACGCGCTGGTCGGCCGGGACGCCTCCTTCAAGTCCGTCCTCGTCACCTTCGGCGGCGACCTGGTCCGCCTCCACCCCCGGGTCGCCTACGCGGGCCCCGGCGGCGAGGCGGAGCTCTTCGGGCTGTACTTCACCGACAAGGGCCAGCACCAGGAGCACCGCCTCCTGGTCGACCACAACACCCCGCACTGCAAGTCCAACGTGGCCTACAAGGGCGCGCTCCAGGGCGAGGGCGCCCACGCCGTGTGGATCGGCGACGTCCTCATCCAGGCCGCCGCCGAGGGCACCGACACCTACGAGATGAACCGCAACCTGGTCCTCACCGACGGCGCCCGGGTCGACTCCGTACCCAACCTGGAGATCGAGACCGGCGAGATCGTCGGCGCCGGCCACGCCTCGGCGACCGGCCGTTTCGAGGACGAGCAGCTGTTCTACCTCCAGTCCCGCGGTATCCCGGAGGAGGAGGCCCGCCGGCTCGTCGTGCGCGGCTTCTTCGCCGAACTGGTCCAGCAGATCGGCCTGCCCGACGTCGAGGCCCGGCTCCTCGACAAGATCGAGGCCGAACTGAAGGCGTCGGTCTGA